The Anaerolineae bacterium genome window below encodes:
- the dhaK gene encoding dihydroxyacetone kinase subunit DhaK, with amino-acid sequence MKKIINDPFQFVDELLEGILLAYPWHLKQVEGERRALVRADAPVRGKVGITTGGGSGHIPVFLGYVGPGLCDGVAIGNVFSSPPPEAMLAATKAVDGGEGVLYLYGNYGGDVMNFDMAAEMADMEGITVKTVLAHDDVVSAPPEQAERRRAVAGLYFAYKIAGACAAEGKDLDGVAEAAQRAADLTRSMGVALSPCTVPAAGKPTFEIGEDEMELGMGIHGEPGLERGKLRPADEIATAIVERVVADLPFRSGDEVAVLVNGLGATPPEELFVLYRKAHQLLSDHGLKIHKALVGEYATSLEMAGASISLLRLDDDLKRWLDAPAFSPFLLQQRMTP; translated from the coding sequence GTGAAGAAGATCATAAACGACCCCTTCCAGTTCGTGGACGAACTGCTCGAGGGCATCCTCCTGGCCTACCCTTGGCATCTCAAGCAGGTCGAGGGGGAGCGCAGGGCGCTGGTGCGCGCCGATGCCCCGGTCAGGGGAAAGGTGGGCATAACCACAGGCGGTGGTTCGGGCCACATCCCGGTGTTTCTAGGCTACGTGGGGCCGGGTCTATGCGATGGGGTGGCGATCGGCAACGTCTTCTCCTCGCCGCCGCCTGAGGCGATGCTGGCGGCGACCAAGGCGGTGGATGGTGGCGAAGGTGTGCTCTATCTGTACGGCAACTACGGCGGAGACGTGATGAACTTCGACATGGCGGCGGAGATGGCCGACATGGAAGGCATCACGGTCAAGACCGTGCTGGCTCACGACGACGTGGTCTCAGCCCCGCCCGAGCAGGCCGAGCGCCGCCGCGCGGTGGCAGGGCTCTACTTCGCCTACAAGATCGCGGGGGCCTGCGCCGCCGAGGGCAAGGACCTGGATGGGGTGGCGGAGGCGGCTCAGCGAGCAGCGGATCTGACCCGCAGCATGGGCGTGGCTCTGTCGCCGTGCACCGTGCCAGCGGCGGGCAAGCCCACCTTCGAGATCGGCGAGGACGAGATGGAGCTGGGCATGGGCATCCATGGCGAGCCGGGGCTGGAGCGGGGGAAGCTCAGGCCGGCGGACGAAATCGCGACCGCCATTGTGGAGAGGGTGGTGGCCGACTTGCCTTTCCGCAGTGGGGATGAGGTGGCTGTGCTGGTGAATGGCCTGGGGGCGACGCCGCCGGAGGAGCTCTTCGTCCTCTACCGTAAGGCTCACCAATTGCTGAGCGACCATGGCCTGAAGATTCACAAGGCCCTGGTGGGCGAGTACGCCACTTCGCTGGAGATGGCGGGAGCCTCTATTAGTCTTCTCAGGCTGGACGATGACCTGAAGCGGTGGTTGGACGCGCCGGCTTTCTCGCCCTTCCTGCTGCAGCAGCGGATGACGCCATGA
- a CDS encoding DAK2 domain-containing protein: MKDSVTVEEMRAALDKVGAEAAASAERLRQLDAAAGDGDLGVTMTVGWGAVREALPGLGQGDLGSLLAQAGMTFNRAAASTFGVLLATALMRAGRELRGMTEARLPDVIKAAEAAFAGVKERGKADVGDKTMLDALDPAIAALKETQAAGKPLSEALDAAAQAAMRGAEATAGKTPKFGRASWLGPRAAEVQDPGATAVAIMLQSLAEALQ; encoded by the coding sequence ATGAAGGACTCGGTGACTGTCGAGGAGATGCGCGCGGCGCTGGACAAGGTGGGCGCCGAAGCCGCCGCCAGTGCCGAGCGGCTGCGACAGCTGGATGCGGCCGCCGGCGATGGCGACCTGGGTGTGACCATGACGGTGGGCTGGGGAGCGGTGCGGGAGGCTCTCCCCGGCCTGGGGCAGGGCGACCTGGGTAGCTTGCTGGCGCAGGCTGGCATGACCTTCAACCGCGCCGCGGCGTCCACCTTCGGCGTGCTGCTGGCGACGGCGCTCATGCGGGCCGGGAGGGAGTTGAGAGGCATGACCGAGGCACGCTTGCCGGACGTCATCAAGGCGGCGGAAGCGGCGTTCGCCGGGGTGAAGGAGCGGGGCAAGGCAGACGTGGGCGACAAGACCATGCTGGATGCTCTCGACCCGGCGATCGCGGCGCTCAAGGAGACGCAGGCAGCGGGGAAGCCTCTGAGCGAGGCACTCGATGCGGCGGCACAGGCGGCCATGCGCGGCGCCGAAGCCACCGCCGGCAAGACCCCGAAGTTCGGGCGGGCGTCGTGGCTGGGGCCGCGGGCGGCCGAGGTGCAAGACCCCGGTGCTACGGCCGTGGCCATCATGCTCCAGTCCCTGGCCGAGGCGCTTCAGTAG